One Triticum dicoccoides isolate Atlit2015 ecotype Zavitan chromosome 4B, WEW_v2.0, whole genome shotgun sequence genomic window carries:
- the LOC119291928 gene encoding 24-methylenesterol C-methyltransferase 2-like — protein sequence MEPATMAWTAGLLGAGLVYWFVWVMGAAEVKGKRAVDLKMGSITRDKVQDKYTQYWSFFRRPKETATTQASADKVPAFVDTFYNLVTDIYEWGWGQSFHFSPSLPGRSHRDATRVHEERVADLLGAEPGHRVLDVGCGVGGPMRAIAAHSGARVVGITINEYQVNRARAHNRKAGLDAQCEVVCGNFMAMPFDDASFDGAYSIEATCHAPRLQDVYGEVYRVLKPGRLYVSYEWVTTPLYRADDPAHVEAIHGIERGDALPGLRRQDEIASIAQEVGFEVVQELDLALPPSLPWWTRLKMGRLAYWRNSLVVRVLTLLRIAPKGVVEVHEMLYETAQYLTLGGETGIFSPMHMVVLRKPATAAE from the coding sequence ATGGAGCCGGCGACGATGGCGTGGACGGCGGGGCTGCTGGGCGCCGGCCTGGTCTACTGGTTCGTGTGGGTGATGGGCGCGGCGGAGGTGAAGGGGAAGCGGGCGGTGGATCTCAAGATGGGATCCATCACGCGGGACAAGGTGCAGGACAAGTACACGCAGTACTGGTCCTTCTTCCGCCGCCCCAAGGAGACGGCCACCACGCAGGCCTCCGCCGACAAGGTGCCCGCCTTCGTCGACACCTTCTACAACCTCGTCACCGACATCTACGAGTGGGGCTGGGGCCAGTCCTTCCACTTCTCGCCCTCCCTCCCGGGCCGCTCCCACCGCGACGCCACCCGCGTCCACGAGGAGCGCGTCGCCGACCTGCTGGGCGCCGAGCCGGGCCACCGCGTGCTCGACGTCGGCTGCGGCGTCGGCGGGCCCATGCGCGCCATCGCCGCCCACTCCGGCGCCCGCGTCGTCGGCATCACCATCAACGAGTACCAGGTGAACCGCGCCCGCGCCCACAACCGCAAGGCCGGGCTGGACGCGCAGTGCGAGGTGGTGTGCGGCAACTTCATGGCCATGCCCTTCGACGACGCCTCCTTCGACGGCGCCTACTCCATCGAGGCCACCTGCCACGCGCCCAGGCTGCAGGACGTGTACGGGGAGGTGTACCGCGTGCTCAAGCCGGGCCGCCTCTACGTGTCCTACGAGTGGGTCACCACGCCGCTGTACCGCGCCGACGACCCGGCGCACGTGGAGGCCATCCACGGCATCGAGCGCGGCGACGCGCTCCCTGGGCTGCGCCGGCAGGACGAGATCGCGTCCATCGCGCAGGAGGTCGGGTTCGAGGTGGTGCAGGAGCTGGACCTGGCGCTGCCGCCGTCGCTGCCCTGGTGGACGCGGCTCAAGATGGGGCGCCTCGCCTACTGGCGCAACTCGCTGGTGGTGCGCGTGCTCACCCTGCTCCGGATCGCGCCCAAGGGCGTGGTGGAGGTGCACGAGATGCTGTACGAGACCGCGCAGTACCTCACGCTCGGCGGCGAGACCGGCATCTTCTCGCCGATGCACATGGTGGTCCTCCGCaagcccgccaccgccgccgaataG